The genomic segment ATAAAGATGTTTCTTAACCTCTCAATCTCCCTCTTAAAAAGGATTAGAACTGGTAGGCTATTAtatcttttcattttgattatCAATTAAATATCCTAAATTAAATCAATCTTTAGGCCTATTTGTGGCctattcataacaaatgtctcaggacactttacaaaaagcgggtaaaagaccttactctttgttttattaggttacaaaagaacaggtaaaataTCTTAgtcattgttatattatctacaatgacccaacattaatccatcatgagcacaacACTGAGCAACATTtggcaaagttacagtggcaagaaaataaagcctttaagaggcagaaacctcaaacagCTATCTGCCAAAACTGTGTTAGGCTCGTGAAGTGGGATAGatggagatgcaggaagaagaagatggatagagacaaacagagcgaatgatttcctttttctgGTTTATCGCTTTCTCTCAACATACTATTTAAACTTCCCCTGTTTGGAGGTTTTAATGGTCTTTATGtgcctttttgtgtttgtcttgtatTTGCTTTGAGTTGAGCATCAGTGTCGTTATAAACAAGGGTTTTCCCTAAATGATCTGTCAAGTATAAATCAGCGCTGATTGGTTGCAGggtctctgtgattgtttttatacCTGTTTTGATATGAAAATGAGTATGAAGAATGAATAGGCCTATAACTGATTATGGTAGAGACAGAGATTGTGTTTAAGATGCTACAAGTACAGGAAAAGTTGACTTAGACTTCATCAGGCAAACAGAACATTTGCAAATCGAAAGACTTTAATCAGCAGAAtgctaataaaaataaataaaatattgttgCTTTTGTCCAACCCGTAAACATccatcaaataaatattttgtttttactttgtttaaaaTGACTTGTGTAATATTTTAGGGTGAAGGCCAGATCATTTTCTTGTGGCATGAGCAGACCCATattgacaggaaacaaaacgATAAAGGGACGTGGAGGCCCCAGCTGGTTCGTATAGAAATGTGTATGTTTCTGAAATAGTCCTGTACCTTGTTGTGAAAGTATTTGCTCAGGCAGAGAGCAGCAAATAAGATGCCCTTAGGGAGAAAAAGGAATACATCCTCACTGTGCATTTTAGACAGTTATAGGGATGAATAAACATAGTGTCCcctctaattaaaaaaaaaaaagtcaggacTGATCCTCTATCACAGAGAACATATGCTACATTATTATCCCAGCAAATCAACACCTAAGCCTCTTAATGATCTCTTAGAGGGGAGGCTTGTGATGAATTGAAATATGATGAAGCACTCCTGTAGGGCAGCGACACAACCTACTCATCCAAATCATACAGATTCCAAAGTTTTACCTGACAATGACAATATGACAAATATCTTAAGTTTATATTCACAAACCTAGTTTCAGCCAAAATAAGATTAAAATGCACTTGAACACCTGATTATTAAAATTAAGATAATAGCAAATTATTTCAAGTATATTTATCCCCAGTAATTGTCCACTTTTACTTGTTTTGAAAGTTTTTAGGAAGCTAAATGATAATAAACTAGCTTCCACTGTACTATCTTTAAAGCTAAGGCTTAAGGCAAACAGAGAAGAATAGAAGAGAGCAGGCATACACGGTTATAGCCTACAACAGCCATGGAGAGAGTACAGTTTTAGAAACACAGGGagaagtcaaataaaataatttgacaGCAGGTTCAAAAACGAGCTGACACAGTGAATTAGGGAAAGATCCATGAGGAAAAATAATATAAGTGCAAATAATATTTGTAGACATTTTATACTAAGAGgaaacaatgaaaatgaaaaagcaaaacacatttgtgaattAATTGTAAAACCTCAGGATAAACAGTGGCCCTGCTATGTGTACCTTGAAAGGGCCTGTTAGGAGGGAATGAGGAGCAAAGTGTAACAACAGCGCCCCCTTGTGCCTTAAGTAGGTTGTTACAGCTGAAGTGAACAGGAAGTGTATCTTAAATATCAGTCAGTAGGTGGCAGGCTTACGCTCTATATTTATCTGAAAGGCCCCTGCCCTGCTCAGTTAACTCTCTCCAATGGCCCTAAATCATTTAGACGGCACTCAAATGCTCCTTTTATCAGTTTTATTGAGTGGTTCACgtttaaaaacaatgacaaaatcTGCAGTGATGTCCTCACAGTGGTTTTTTCAGCATTAACATTTTAGTGTTCTCAAAATATGATTAGCCTATTTCTGAATTTTCTACAGATAATTGTCCATCTTcattactcctcgtcctcctctgtGTACATGGAATCATCGTTGTCTGCACCTCCAGCAAATCCCACAGTCATTCGAGAGTCATTACCGATCATAACATAGTTAGCATTATTAATGTGAATATTTGGCTGCTGATGCCACCGAGCCTTGTCGTCCTGCTCAGGAGGCAAATCGGGATTCAGAAGAAGTTTTTGTTCCAGCAAAAGGtcgagtttttctttttccaacaACTTTACCGCTTTACTTTCTTCAAGCAGCTGCTTTCGGTGCTGATTCGATTGCTGTAGCCtctcctgtttcttcttctgcatcttCAGCGTCTGCTCCTCAGTCCACATCTTCCTCTGTCTTTTAATGACTGCTGGAGTCATGGCCTTTTTTACTCTTTTCTCAAAGTTCTTATTTTCCTCAAGAGTCGTTTTCGTGCGCAAAACTAAAGGTATGTCCTCTCTGGACATGAAGTTCTCCCGTGGAAGCACAGGGATCACGGTGTTGTACTTGTGTTTCTTGTGGATGGAGTTGATGAGGGCCGAGTCTGCCTCCACCTCCTTCATGGGAGTGTTGAAGTTGCGAGTGAGCAGCAGGAGAGTGAAGGCTGAGTTGTTGATGGCATCCTCCACACACCTCAAAGTGCTCTTTCCAGCGACGTCAAAGTCATCACAGAAAATTGCGCCATCAGAACCAGTGACTGTTTCCAGTTTTTCCTTCATGCTCTCAGCTACATCTTCATCCTCTGGTGCATGCAAGATAACGAATGcataaaatgtttcctcttcttcatcctcagtACTATCACTCCTTTGCATAGCGTTTGCAGCTGCCATCTTTGGCAGGTTAATGTGTGTTGAAACAGGTAAATCTGATGTAGGTTCTGTGGTTGGTTTGGTGGTTTTGTTTGTAGTTGGCTGGATAAGAATGTCCAACTTCTTGCTCTCTGCAGCTGATTTGTCAACCTTTTTTGGATTTTGCTTTTCATCAAACACTGGATGATCAATAGATTTCAAGGTATCTGATTGTCCAGGAATTGGACCGGGGGAGTTTATTTTGGGTTCCTCTGATGTTTCTGGAGTTCTTTTGTCATCTTGAAAAGAGGCGGTTGTCGGTATACTGATCTCGAGATGAGTGGGGTATGAGGGCATGGAGCAGCTTGCCCTTAGTGGGCTGGGCAGATTGTGTCCGCTCTCTGACTGATCTTGAGAAGGACTCACTTTTAAAGCTGTGTTTGCTTCACTTAGACTTATAAGAGGATCACTGTTAGACTCCGAATCGGGCCCTGGAGCGGAGCATAGCCACTCTGCAAACTCAGGCCCACAGACCTCCTTAGCTTCATCTCTGAGCTGACAATACTCCAGATCGCCATTGCTGCTTGTCTTTTTGTCATCACTGGAAACGGCTCTCTTGTACGCCAGATTTCTCAGAAGTGTGTCACACAGCCTCTGTTCTGACAAAACCTTAAAAATACGTGCCAAAGCCGCCCAAGATTCTCCATTGAACCCTTTAGAATCACCACAGTGGACACTGAAATCTTCTAATTTACCTCCACTCAGCCGCCATTTT from the Labrus bergylta chromosome 4, fLabBer1.1, whole genome shotgun sequence genome contains:
- the ticam1 gene encoding TIR domain-containing adapter molecule 1, translating into MSHTGQENPGTGLRDALDILVKAPSEGLLSLTFKLGESPEDKIIHALCLIVLKREAQALEKLQTLRENHLANHLAEKWRLSGGKLEDFSVHCGDSKGFNGESWAALARIFKVLSEQRLCDTLLRNLAYKRAVSSDDKKTSSNGDLEYCQLRDEAKEVCGPEFAEWLCSAPGPDSESNSDPLISLSEANTALKVSPSQDQSESGHNLPSPLRASCSMPSYPTHLEISIPTTASFQDDKRTPETSEEPKINSPGPIPGQSDTLKSIDHPVFDEKQNPKKVDKSAAESKKLDILIQPTTNKTTKPTTEPTSDLPVSTHINLPKMAAANAMQRSDSTEDEEEETFYAFVILHAPEDEDVAESMKEKLETVTGSDGAIFCDDFDVAGKSTLRCVEDAINNSAFTLLLLTRNFNTPMKEVEADSALINSIHKKHKYNTVIPVLPRENFMSREDIPLVLRTKTTLEENKNFEKRVKKAMTPAVIKRQRKMWTEEQTLKMQKKKQERLQQSNQHRKQLLEESKAVKLLEKEKLDLLLEQKLLLNPDLPPEQDDKARWHQQPNIHINNANYVMIGNDSRMTVGFAGGADNDDSMYTEEDEE